The following proteins are co-located in the Paenibacillus sp. JNUCC32 genome:
- a CDS encoding LCP family protein, with amino-acid sequence MTKKTKKTIIWSVSIILAAVIGYGIYYAASFYDGLQSLQKTGEASPFREIEKVDAKVPAPPEWEGKETVNILLMGVDARGFEEGEIPRSDSMLVASIDPVKKKMHLFSILRDTYVEIPGYDRNRINTAITHGPNTAMKAVGDLLGIPIQYYVYTDFQGFMKLVDSVGGVDFYVEKDMSYSSKADKNEYDIDLKQGMQHLDGNAALQYVRFRYDAMGDFTRTERQRELLKAVAKKMQTTTSIMKLPDILKSVSPYIDTNLDVEDMWKLANVAYKSKMSGSEQVPPMKLLKEEHIGGAAVLTVGNPDTLKQYIQDIMNPPTPDPETEGGEGTEGDSGNTDSGNIDSENSDSESSATPSATTDRN; translated from the coding sequence ATGACCAAAAAAACAAAGAAGACGATTATATGGAGTGTCAGCATCATACTGGCCGCCGTCATCGGTTACGGCATCTATTATGCGGCCTCGTTTTATGACGGCTTGCAAAGTCTTCAGAAAACTGGCGAAGCCTCCCCTTTTCGGGAAATCGAGAAGGTGGATGCCAAAGTCCCTGCCCCGCCGGAGTGGGAAGGCAAGGAGACGGTTAACATTCTGCTGATGGGCGTCGATGCGCGCGGTTTCGAGGAAGGGGAAATTCCTCGTTCCGACAGTATGCTTGTTGCCTCGATTGATCCCGTAAAAAAGAAAATGCACTTATTCTCTATTCTGCGCGATACTTACGTAGAAATACCCGGGTATGACAGAAACCGTATCAATACGGCCATCACGCACGGCCCGAACACGGCCATGAAGGCGGTAGGCGATCTGCTGGGCATACCGATTCAATACTACGTCTATACGGACTTCCAGGGCTTCATGAAGCTGGTTGATTCCGTCGGCGGGGTGGACTTCTACGTGGAGAAGGACATGAGTTATTCAAGTAAAGCCGACAAGAACGAGTACGACATTGATTTGAAGCAAGGCATGCAGCATCTGGACGGCAATGCGGCACTGCAATACGTCCGGTTCCGCTATGATGCGATGGGCGACTTCACCCGCACCGAGCGGCAGCGCGAGCTCCTGAAGGCCGTAGCCAAGAAAATGCAGACCACCACTTCCATCATGAAGCTTCCGGACATCCTGAAGTCCGTCAGCCCTTATATTGATACGAATCTCGATGTCGAGGATATGTGGAAGCTTGCGAACGTCGCCTACAAGAGCAAAATGAGCGGCAGCGAGCAGGTACCACCGATGAAACTCCTGAAGGAAGAACATATCGGCGGCGCCGCCGTCTTAACGGTCGGCAATCCGGATACGCTGAAGCAGTATATCCAGGACATCATGAACCCGCCGACGCCAGACCCCGAGACCGAAGGCGGCGAAGGCACGGAAGGTGATTCCGGGAACACCGATTCCGGGAATATCGACTCCGAGAACAGCGACTCTGAAAGCTCCGCAACACCATCTGCGACAACGGATCGCAACTAA
- a CDS encoding response regulator produces MYNILVVDDEPLICKGLAGLLTSSGLAIDGITTAYSGQEALDYIRMGDIDLLVTDIQMGEMNGIELMQQAKIVKPWVQTIIISAHETFQYAQRALQLGAKDYLIKPLNSEQFLDSVRSVLLKMDRPAPQVEPLLMADNEHFRMEEPPSERIERLNERLSMEPDPSATAGPDESELGLVGPYFAVIKMKLGLAEERSASFSSHDINLIQYAALNIAKELLEQEPHTLVFYSPKRDVNIILQWSEQEMEENASGKIHHLEMIGRSLHHHVELHLKWSCTVGISQILRGREFLSVLSRQADKAMLWSEQLHDFHVFYYGDFNWHNYAQETSQEVLSSQSNRIVENTRQYIDEHYRQKGLTIHDVAKNNHVSPNYLSYLFKKYTGSSLWEYVVKLRMEESRALILNTDLRRYEIAERVGYESPEHFSKIFKKYYGVSPSELKK; encoded by the coding sequence ATGTACAACATTTTGGTGGTAGATGACGAACCTTTGATATGCAAGGGCTTGGCAGGGCTGTTAACGTCCTCGGGCCTTGCCATCGATGGCATAACCACGGCTTACAGCGGGCAGGAAGCGCTGGACTACATACGGATGGGGGACATCGACCTGCTGGTCACCGATATCCAGATGGGCGAGATGAACGGCATTGAGCTGATGCAGCAGGCGAAGATCGTGAAGCCTTGGGTACAGACGATCATTATTTCAGCCCATGAAACATTTCAATACGCGCAGCGGGCGCTTCAGCTCGGAGCCAAGGATTATTTGATCAAACCGCTGAACAGCGAGCAGTTTCTGGATTCGGTACGCAGCGTGCTGCTCAAGATGGACCGGCCGGCGCCCCAGGTCGAGCCGCTTCTCATGGCCGATAATGAGCATTTCCGGATGGAGGAGCCGCCGTCCGAAAGAATAGAGCGGCTGAACGAGCGGCTCTCCATGGAGCCGGATCCATCGGCCACTGCTGGTCCCGACGAGTCGGAGCTGGGCCTGGTCGGCCCCTATTTTGCCGTTATCAAAATGAAACTGGGCTTGGCGGAAGAGCGCAGCGCTTCTTTTTCCAGTCATGATATAAACCTGATTCAATATGCCGCGCTGAATATCGCCAAGGAGCTGCTGGAGCAGGAGCCGCACACCTTAGTGTTCTATTCGCCGAAACGGGACGTCAACATCATCCTTCAATGGAGCGAGCAGGAAATGGAGGAGAACGCCAGCGGGAAAATCCATCACCTGGAGATGATCGGCCGGAGTCTGCACCACCATGTGGAGCTGCACCTGAAATGGAGCTGTACCGTGGGCATCAGCCAAATATTGAGGGGCCGGGAATTTTTGAGCGTGCTCAGCCGCCAGGCGGACAAAGCGATGCTGTGGAGCGAGCAGCTGCATGATTTCCATGTCTTTTATTACGGGGATTTCAATTGGCACAATTATGCCCAGGAGACGTCGCAGGAGGTGCTTTCGAGCCAGAGCAACCGGATCGTGGAGAATACGAGGCAATATATCGATGAGCATTACCGCCAGAAGGGATTGACCATTCACGATGTAGCGAAGAACAATCACGTGAGCCCCAACTATTTGAGTTACCTGTTCAAAAAATATACCGGCAGCAGCCTATGGGAGTATGTGGTGAAGCTGCGAATGGAGGAGAGCAGGGCATTGATCCTGAACACGGATCTCCGCCGGTACGAGATAGCCGAGCGGGTGGGCTATGAATCCCCGGAACATTTCAGCAAAATCTTCAAAAAATACTACGGCGTCAGCCCAAGCGAGCTAAAGAAGTAA
- a CDS encoding carbohydrate ABC transporter permease: MEETIMSQGQALIEPGRRARKEHKRKPLWRKYVWGYLFLVPAIAIFIVFLWVPIFKGIFYSFFHIDFVKGNTFVGLDNYANVLSNPDLLLSVRNTLFFMLLTLVIGFWVPIAASIAISELKLFQGFARIAAYLPFVVPGVVLYGMWRWMYDPVGPVNALFGFFGAEPVSFISDSRFSMVSLVVMETWQQFGSAMLIYLAGVLSIPKDWYEAAEIDGAGVWARIKYITLPSMRNLIVLMLILQLIGTSQAYQSQLAMLDGGPNKATLTYALLTVKYAFNQLDYGAGTAMGILMFLVLSLLGILQFKMNREEY, from the coding sequence ATGGAAGAAACGATCATGTCACAAGGCCAGGCTCTGATCGAGCCCGGCCGCCGCGCCCGGAAGGAGCATAAGCGCAAGCCGCTGTGGAGGAAGTATGTATGGGGGTATTTGTTCCTTGTCCCAGCCATAGCGATCTTTATCGTCTTTTTATGGGTGCCGATTTTCAAAGGGATCTTTTACAGCTTTTTTCATATCGATTTCGTAAAAGGCAATACCTTCGTCGGTTTGGATAATTACGCCAACGTTCTGAGCAATCCCGACCTGCTGCTATCGGTCAGAAATACGTTGTTTTTCATGCTGTTAACGCTTGTCATCGGCTTCTGGGTGCCCATCGCCGCATCCATTGCCATCTCGGAGCTGAAGCTGTTCCAAGGGTTCGCCCGGATTGCCGCTTATCTCCCGTTTGTCGTGCCCGGGGTCGTGCTCTACGGCATGTGGCGATGGATGTACGATCCGGTGGGTCCGGTCAATGCGTTGTTCGGCTTCTTCGGGGCAGAGCCGGTATCGTTCATATCGGATAGCCGCTTCTCGATGGTGTCGCTGGTCGTCATGGAGACATGGCAGCAATTCGGCTCGGCGATGCTGATCTATCTGGCCGGAGTACTGAGCATACCGAAGGATTGGTATGAAGCCGCCGAAATCGACGGTGCCGGCGTGTGGGCCCGGATTAAATACATCACGCTTCCCTCGATGCGCAATCTGATTGTGCTCATGCTGATTCTGCAGCTGATCGGCACGTCACAGGCGTATCAATCGCAGCTGGCGATGCTGGACGGCGGACCGAACAAGGCCACGCTCACCTATGCGCTCCTGACCGTAAAATATGCGTTTAACCAACTGGATTACGGGGCCGGAACCGCGATGGGCATCTTGATGTTCCTTGTGCTGAGTTTGCTGGGCATCCTGCAATTCAAGATGAACAGGGAGGAGTACTAG
- a CDS encoding aminoglycoside 6-adenylyltransferase: MRSEQEMMDLVLGYAARDERVRAVTLEGSRTNPNVPKDIFQDYDISFHVTDMESFIQDPNWIDVFGERLILQTPEDMDLFPPDLGGWFSYLMLFTDGNRIDMTLIPIEEKEKYCKEDKLIQILMDKDQTFPKVPSPSDEDFWVQRPSAAFFEDCCNEFWWVSTYVAKGLWREEILYAQDHLHNIMRPMLMKMLEWQVGTQTDFSLSVGKNGKYLKNYMSADSWNELMSTYPRGTYEEVWKALFTMGAMFRRTALDVAKQLGFEYDMGQDQRVTGFLQHVRQLPADASEIY; the protein is encoded by the coding sequence ATGAGAAGCGAGCAAGAAATGATGGATTTGGTATTGGGCTATGCAGCCCGCGATGAGCGGGTTCGGGCCGTGACCCTGGAAGGCTCCCGAACGAATCCCAACGTGCCTAAGGATATTTTTCAGGATTACGACATCAGCTTTCATGTTACGGATATGGAGAGCTTTATCCAGGATCCAAACTGGATTGACGTCTTCGGGGAACGGTTGATTCTGCAGACGCCGGAAGATATGGACCTGTTCCCTCCCGACCTCGGAGGCTGGTTCTCATACCTGATGTTATTTACCGACGGGAACCGGATTGACATGACCTTGATCCCCATCGAGGAGAAGGAGAAATACTGCAAGGAAGACAAACTGATCCAGATCTTAATGGATAAAGATCAAACCTTTCCCAAGGTTCCTTCTCCGTCCGACGAGGATTTCTGGGTACAGCGTCCGTCGGCGGCCTTTTTCGAGGATTGCTGCAACGAGTTCTGGTGGGTATCCACGTATGTCGCCAAAGGCTTGTGGCGGGAAGAAATCCTGTATGCCCAGGACCATCTTCACAACATCATGCGTCCGATGCTGATGAAAATGCTGGAGTGGCAGGTGGGCACACAGACCGATTTCTCGCTCAGCGTGGGCAAGAACGGCAAGTACCTGAAAAACTATATGTCTGCGGACAGCTGGAACGAGCTGATGTCCACCTACCCTCGCGGAACCTACGAAGAGGTGTGGAAGGCGCTGTTTACGATGGGAGCGATGTTCCGCAGAACCGCGCTGGATGTCGCCAAGCAGCTGGGCTTTGAATACGATATGGGGCAGGATCAGCGCGTAACGGGCTTCCTGCAGCATGTCCGGCAGCTGCCGGCGGATGCGAGCGAGATCTACTAA
- a CDS encoding glutamate-1-semialdehyde 2,1-aminomutase — protein sequence MSTSRNRSEALYQEALQHIVGGVNSPSRSFKAVGGGAPVFMKRASGAHFWDEDGNRYIDYLAAYGPIITGHAHPHITAAITAAAQNGTLYGTPTELEITLAKMLKEAIPSMDKVRFVNSGTEAVMTTIRVARAYTKRNKIIKFAGCYHGHSDLVLVAAGSGPSTLGIPDSAGIPASIATEVITVPFNDLEGLRAALEAWGEDVAAVMVEPIVGNFGMVMPKPGFLEGLCQMTHDNGSLVIYDEVISAFRFHYGSTQTYAGLANHEAIQPDLTALGKIIGGGLPIGAYGGRKHVMEQVAPLGPAYQAGTMAGNPASIAAGIACLEVLQGEGVYEEMERLTIKLTEGLQASADRHGVPLTINRIRGSFSTHFCDHPVTNYDEAQDTDGEAFAAFFRHMLDRGVNLAPSKYEAWFMTTAHTDADIEATLEAAEESFKAMKN from the coding sequence ATGTCAACCTCAAGAAATCGTTCCGAAGCCCTGTATCAAGAAGCGCTGCAGCATATCGTAGGCGGCGTAAACAGCCCCTCCCGTTCGTTTAAAGCCGTAGGCGGCGGTGCCCCCGTCTTCATGAAACGCGCAAGCGGAGCCCACTTCTGGGACGAGGACGGCAACCGATATATCGATTACTTGGCGGCTTACGGCCCGATCATTACCGGACACGCCCATCCGCATATTACGGCGGCGATCACGGCGGCTGCCCAAAACGGCACCCTATACGGAACGCCGACGGAGCTTGAAATTACCTTGGCCAAAATGCTGAAGGAAGCCATCCCGTCCATGGACAAGGTACGTTTCGTCAATTCCGGCACCGAGGCCGTCATGACCACGATTCGGGTCGCCCGCGCTTACACCAAGCGCAACAAAATCATCAAGTTCGCCGGCTGCTACCATGGCCACTCCGATCTGGTCCTCGTGGCTGCGGGCTCCGGGCCTTCCACGCTCGGCATTCCGGACAGCGCCGGCATCCCGGCCAGCATTGCCACGGAAGTCATTACCGTTCCTTTCAACGATCTGGAAGGCCTGCGCGCTGCCCTCGAAGCATGGGGCGAAGATGTGGCCGCCGTGATGGTCGAGCCGATCGTCGGCAACTTCGGAATGGTCATGCCGAAGCCGGGATTCCTCGAAGGACTGTGCCAGATGACGCACGACAACGGGTCGCTGGTCATCTATGACGAGGTTATCAGCGCCTTCCGCTTCCATTACGGATCCACCCAAACCTATGCGGGTCTGGCCAATCACGAGGCGATTCAGCCGGATCTTACGGCTCTGGGCAAAATCATCGGCGGCGGACTGCCAATCGGCGCTTACGGCGGCCGGAAGCACGTGATGGAGCAGGTTGCTCCGCTCGGCCCGGCTTATCAGGCGGGAACCATGGCTGGCAATCCGGCCTCCATCGCGGCCGGAATCGCCTGCTTGGAGGTATTGCAGGGCGAAGGCGTGTATGAGGAGATGGAGCGCTTGACCATCAAATTGACGGAAGGCCTGCAAGCGTCCGCAGACCGCCATGGCGTTCCGCTCACGATCAACCGCATCCGGGGCTCCTTCTCCACGCACTTCTGCGATCATCCGGTAACGAACTATGACGAAGCGCAGGATACCGACGGCGAAGCCTTTGCGGCCTTCTTCCGCCACATGCTGGACCGCGGCGTGAACCTGGCCCCTTCCAAATACGAAGCCTGGTTCATGACCACGGCCCATACGGATGCGGACATCGAGGCAACGCTTGAGGCCGCGGAGGAATCTTTTAAGGCCATGAAGAATTAA
- a CDS encoding sensor histidine kinase, with protein MKNRFKNPLGRMNIKQQMILLFLVLVIPLFGLNAYGNSMAGQILKRHVTNAYIELNKQNFKLINRDIETVNKVTSTVIQNSQIQQLDPFAEVTVLERVKNYERLEKMLISFSQETDEREPVYYSLYVYDPDNSYFFAPYYPDRRKAGVYFFSDEKEKPAWFDEAVAMKGNGYLKRMANLSPPVQGRQDQETLSYVRAVNNIYRGGTIGVLLVTNLDARIGESLSTVSIPDGELYFTDWDDNILTSSVQGMAGKLELPPEADPGHSTIGVMDVITSDFIYVIDYNYVLQQKLVYKVPVKTLLAQQSEMKRVIQVISVAYFAVGLIIVFYFWQSLMTPLQKLAHFVRRYEPGNVVPETPYRRRKDEVSVLISTIYDMARRLNDLIHYKYNMDLKQKEAQLQLLYQQINPHLLYNTLESIYWKSTMEGNTESAEMIKDLSKLMKISLSRGRDLITLGEELEHAGAYMNLQLNRYDYQFTIRWDVPEALLANHVPKITLQPLLENAIIHGIKNMGEDGMIRVSGHLEGDRCRIVIEDNGFRPVNYESIHRLLHDDAPDHSLGYGIRNIQERIRLHFGSRYGLQYEPGEEGGTRVTITIPRTEAATITATGQEVS; from the coding sequence ATGAAGAACCGCTTCAAAAATCCGCTGGGCCGCATGAACATCAAACAGCAGATGATTCTGCTGTTCCTGGTGCTGGTCATTCCGTTATTCGGGCTGAACGCCTACGGGAATTCCATGGCCGGGCAAATCCTGAAGCGCCATGTGACTAATGCTTATATCGAACTGAACAAACAAAATTTCAAGCTGATTAACCGGGACATTGAAACCGTCAACAAAGTAACCTCCACGGTCATCCAGAACTCGCAGATCCAGCAGCTGGATCCTTTTGCCGAGGTTACCGTACTGGAACGCGTCAAAAATTACGAGCGGCTCGAAAAGATGCTGATTTCCTTCTCCCAAGAGACGGATGAGCGTGAACCGGTCTATTACTCGCTTTATGTGTACGACCCGGACAACAGCTACTTCTTTGCCCCGTATTACCCAGACCGCAGAAAAGCAGGGGTATATTTTTTCTCCGACGAGAAGGAGAAGCCCGCTTGGTTCGATGAAGCCGTGGCGATGAAGGGGAACGGGTACCTGAAGCGCATGGCCAATCTGTCGCCGCCGGTGCAAGGACGACAGGATCAAGAGACTTTAAGCTATGTGCGGGCCGTTAACAATATCTATCGGGGCGGTACCATCGGCGTACTGCTGGTCACCAATTTGGACGCGCGGATCGGCGAGTCGTTATCGACGGTCTCGATTCCCGATGGGGAGCTGTATTTTACGGATTGGGACGATAATATCCTGACCTCGTCGGTACAGGGCATGGCGGGCAAGCTGGAATTGCCGCCCGAAGCGGATCCGGGCCATTCCACGATCGGCGTCATGGACGTGATCACGTCGGATTTCATCTATGTCATCGATTACAATTACGTGCTCCAGCAGAAGCTGGTCTACAAGGTGCCCGTCAAAACGCTGCTTGCCCAGCAAAGCGAGATGAAGCGCGTCATACAGGTCATTTCCGTCGCTTATTTTGCCGTGGGCCTCATTATCGTCTTTTACTTCTGGCAGTCGCTGATGACGCCGCTCCAGAAGCTGGCGCATTTCGTGAGGAGGTACGAACCGGGAAACGTCGTGCCGGAAACTCCTTATCGGCGCAGAAAAGACGAAGTCAGCGTCCTGATCTCCACGATCTATGACATGGCCCGCCGACTGAATGACCTGATCCATTACAAATACAATATGGATTTGAAGCAGAAGGAAGCGCAGCTGCAGCTGCTCTATCAGCAGATCAATCCCCACTTGCTGTACAACACCCTGGAGAGCATTTACTGGAAGAGCACGATGGAGGGCAATACCGAGTCCGCCGAAATGATCAAGGATTTATCCAAATTGATGAAGATCAGTCTCAGCCGGGGCCGGGATCTTATCACGCTTGGGGAAGAGCTTGAGCATGCGGGGGCTTATATGAATCTCCAGCTGAACCGTTATGATTATCAGTTTACGATCCGATGGGACGTTCCCGAGGCATTGCTGGCGAATCATGTGCCGAAGATCACGCTCCAGCCGCTGCTGGAGAACGCGATCATTCATGGCATTAAAAATATGGGCGAGGACGGAATGATCCGCGTATCGGGTCATCTGGAGGGTGATCGATGCCGGATCGTCATTGAGGATAACGGCTTCCGCCCCGTGAACTACGAATCCATTCACCGGCTGCTCCATGATGATGCACCCGATCATTCGCTGGGCTACGGCATCCGCAATATCCAGGAGCGGATCCGGCTGCATTTCGGCAGCCGCTACGGGCTGCAGTATGAACCCGGGGAAGAAGGGGGAACCCGCGTGACGATCACGATACCGCGAACAGAAGCAGCAACCATTACAGCAACCGGACAGGAGGTTTCCTGA
- a CDS encoding carbohydrate ABC transporter permease: MKERGILSASDLRKPWNKAVYGFMVLCIAVMTFTMLYPIGMTMFNGLKSNQEINTFPPRFFPSEWHWENFPKGWAYIDLPMFLKNTLLIFGGNLLVTILVLGMAAFSISRIRVPYHRAIYFFILMTLFIPASSYMIPNFVNLKELGLLNSYWAFWLPAGANAYFFLLIKNFFDGIHPEIFEAARIDGASEMSSFLRIAIPLSVPIFATLAIFTFSTAWNDWFWPSLVMQTQDKYTLATAIYKYVINARSLDSSVKFSILFMVMVPPIFVFLAFQKFIMRSVSLSAVKG, translated from the coding sequence ATGAAAGAGAGAGGCATTCTGTCCGCTTCGGATTTGAGAAAACCGTGGAATAAGGCGGTTTACGGATTTATGGTGCTGTGCATTGCCGTGATGACCTTCACGATGCTGTACCCGATCGGCATGACGATGTTCAACGGATTGAAGAGCAATCAGGAAATCAACACGTTTCCGCCGCGCTTTTTCCCGTCGGAATGGCATTGGGAGAACTTCCCGAAGGGGTGGGCATACATCGATCTGCCGATGTTTCTGAAGAATACGCTGCTGATTTTCGGCGGTAATCTGTTGGTCACGATTCTGGTGCTGGGCATGGCGGCATTCAGCATTTCCCGCATCAGGGTTCCGTATCATCGGGCCATCTATTTCTTCATTCTGATGACCTTGTTCATTCCGGCGTCGAGTTACATGATTCCGAATTTCGTCAATTTGAAGGAGCTCGGCCTGCTGAATTCCTATTGGGCCTTCTGGCTGCCGGCCGGAGCGAACGCGTACTTCTTCCTGCTGATCAAAAACTTCTTCGACGGCATTCACCCGGAGATCTTCGAGGCGGCGCGCATCGACGGCGCTTCGGAGATGAGCAGCTTCCTGCGGATCGCCATACCGCTATCCGTTCCGATCTTCGCGACGCTGGCGATTTTTACATTCTCCACGGCATGGAACGACTGGTTCTGGCCGTCGCTCGTCATGCAGACCCAGGACAAATATACGCTGGCTACGGCCATTTACAAGTATGTCATCAACGCAAGGAGCCTGGACAGCAGCGTTAAATTTTCGATCCTGTTCATGGTGATGGTGCCGCCGATCTTCGTATTTCTGGCGTTCCAGAAATTCATCATGCGCAGCGTCAGCCTCTCGGCCGTCAAAGGGTAG
- a CDS encoding ABC transporter substrate-binding protein gives MRKFPALLICLMLFSSLLAACGGGKAAPEVTNTEGGTANSGGTATTQTEEPKEDIADQKITIKIHYPLPDDTTLRQQEDDKIARFQAKYPNVTIVKDDWQYSVNEIGVKMASNEAPTFYNTWATEAQLLVERGWVADITEFWNEWEYKDDMNPVLQDQFIVDGKVYGVTQNGYITSTIVNKKLLDAKGVPVPPMDWTWDDMYNTAKGAADPKAGISGIAPMGKGNEAGWNWTNFLFEAGGDIEVNEDGKVKAVFNSEAGVKALDFYKKLRWEANAIPQDWALGWGDAVSSFQQGRTAMVIAGAFDVIQPALNEGGMKPEDVLAYPMPAMEKGGAHHGILGGNYLVINPNATKEEQEMAFRYITFDYFTDDALKSVEDTINARKAEGKYFVPTPLEYFSDDSEYAAKVKAIYDKYDNVYEYDPQLFSLLEGKPEAQFGTQDYYAAMSNVVQESFSKEGTDSKKQLDETAKLVQENFFDKIEQK, from the coding sequence ATGCGCAAGTTCCCAGCATTACTGATCTGCCTTATGCTGTTCAGCTCCTTGCTCGCCGCATGCGGCGGCGGCAAAGCAGCGCCGGAGGTCACGAATACAGAGGGAGGGACCGCCAATTCGGGCGGGACGGCCACGACGCAAACGGAGGAGCCGAAGGAGGATATCGCGGATCAAAAGATCACGATCAAGATTCACTATCCGCTGCCGGATGATACAACGCTGCGTCAGCAGGAGGATGATAAAATCGCCCGCTTCCAGGCGAAATATCCGAACGTGACCATCGTGAAGGACGACTGGCAGTACAGCGTCAACGAAATTGGGGTGAAGATGGCTTCGAACGAAGCGCCGACATTTTATAACACTTGGGCCACGGAGGCACAGCTGCTCGTGGAGCGGGGCTGGGTGGCCGACATTACGGAGTTCTGGAACGAATGGGAGTACAAGGACGACATGAATCCCGTGCTGCAGGATCAATTCATCGTGGACGGCAAGGTGTACGGCGTCACGCAGAACGGTTATATCACGTCTACGATCGTGAACAAGAAGCTGCTGGACGCGAAGGGCGTGCCCGTACCGCCGATGGATTGGACATGGGACGACATGTACAACACGGCGAAAGGCGCTGCGGACCCGAAGGCCGGCATCTCCGGAATCGCGCCGATGGGCAAGGGCAATGAGGCAGGCTGGAACTGGACCAACTTCCTGTTCGAAGCCGGCGGGGATATCGAAGTGAACGAGGACGGCAAAGTGAAAGCGGTGTTTAACTCGGAAGCCGGCGTGAAGGCGCTGGATTTCTACAAGAAGCTGAGATGGGAAGCAAACGCCATTCCGCAGGACTGGGCCCTCGGCTGGGGCGATGCCGTCAGCTCGTTCCAGCAAGGACGGACGGCGATGGTCATTGCAGGCGCATTTGACGTGATCCAGCCGGCATTGAACGAGGGCGGCATGAAGCCTGAGGACGTGCTTGCGTATCCGATGCCTGCGATGGAGAAAGGCGGAGCGCACCACGGCATTTTGGGCGGCAACTATCTGGTCATCAATCCGAATGCCACGAAGGAAGAACAGGAAATGGCATTCCGCTATATCACGTTTGATTATTTTACGGATGATGCGCTGAAATCGGTGGAAGATACGATCAATGCCCGCAAAGCCGAGGGCAAATATTTTGTGCCGACGCCGCTGGAATATTTCAGCGACGATTCGGAGTATGCGGCGAAGGTGAAGGCGATCTACGATAAGTACGACAACGTCTATGAATACGATCCGCAGCTCTTCAGCCTGTTGGAAGGAAAGCCTGAAGCGCAATTTGGCACGCAGGATTATTATGCCGCGATGTCCAACGTCGTGCAGGAATCGTTCTCGAAGGAAGGCACGGATTCCAAGAAGCAGCTGGACGAAACGGCCAAGCTGGTTCAGGAGAATTTCTTCGATAAGATCGAACAGAAGTAG